The following DNA comes from Lentibacillus sp. Marseille-P4043.
GCGATGATTTTGTGATGCCTGTTAAAGGTACCATCATGCCAATCACTGAAGTTCCAGATCAAGTATTTTCACAAAAAATGATGGGAGACGGAATTGCAATCGACCCGGAAGATGGAACGTTCGTCTCACCTGTTGATGGTGAAATTTTAAATGTATTCCCAACGAAACATGCAGTAGGAATTCGCTCTGAACAAGGACATGAAATATTAGTTCATATTGGTTTGGATACTGTGAAACTTGAAGGAAAAGGCTTTGATGTTTATGTGAAAGAGGGAGACACGGTGAAAAAAGGTGATATTTTAGTAAAAGCAGATTTAGCTTACATTAAAGCAAATGCACCATCCGTTATTTCACCAATCGTGTTTACAAACATGGGAGAAAATGACACTATTAAAATTACCCAGCAAGGTATGATTAACGCTGGAATAAAAAATGTAATTGAAATAGAGTAATATAACAAAAGCTAGTGCCAACGAATACGGGCACTAGCTTTTTTGTATGGTTTCTCATTCCTTACCGTTTCATCTGTAATTTGAATTTATATTTATCAGCGCGGTAGGCGGATTTTACATATTCGAGCGGGGAATTCTTGTCATCATTCAAATAGGTTATCCGTTGCATAAGCAGGATTGGGTCGCCATTCTTTAAGTTTAAGTGTTCAATTTCGAAATCATTAGCAATAACTGACTCAATTATTTGATCTCCATGTTTAATGGTGAACTTTAGTTTTTCTTCGATGAATTGGTAAAATGATGATGCAAAATTACTTTCCTGTAAATCTCCAACGATCTTTTTAGGTGTGTAAATCGTTTCTAAAGCCATTGGTTCGTTGTTTGCGAGGCGTATTCGCTTCACCTCGTAAACGGGATCCTTTATTTCCAAATTCAGTAATGAAGCAACTTCCTCTGTTGCCTTTACTAATTGAAAGCTGATTAATTTATTAGCAGGGGTCAACCCACGCGAACGCATATCCTCACTAAAGCTTGTTAAGCCTTGTAAATCCTGTTCAAACTTTTTCTCAGCAATAAATGTACCTTTCCCTTTGCGACGATATAATAGTCCTTCAGCAGCAAGGTTATTAATTGCCTGTCTTACTGTCATTCTGCTAATATCATATTTTTCGGCATATTCCCGTTCAGAAGGTAACAATTCACCTGGGAGTAGTTGTTCTGTATGAATTAATCTTTTTATCTCTTCTTCTAATTGATAGTAGATTGGTAATGGAGAGTTTTTGTTGATCATATGAATCCCCTTCTAACGATTTTACTTGTAATTTTAGCAAATAAAAAAAGTCCTGTATACACCTCTATAAATGTATAGACAACTATATATATGTTATAATGGGGTTATTAGCTTGAAATTGGAGGATGGAACGAATATGGCTAACCAGAAGTCACTATACATTAAAAATGCGCGAATTTTTACTGAAACACAGGTGTTATCTAATGGATCATTATTGATAGAGAACGGTAAAATAAAGGAGATTTATTCAAATAATCAACAGCCTGCACAAATGGCTGAAGAAGTGGAAATAATCGATGCACTAAATCGAAATGTGATCCCAGGATTTATTGATGGGCATATTCACGGTGCAGATAGTGCTGATGTAATGGACGCTACAGAAGAGGCACTTGACACAATGGCGAAAGCATTGCCAAAGGAGGGGACAACAAGTTTCTT
Coding sequences within:
- a CDS encoding GntR family transcriptional regulator; the protein is MINKNSPLPIYYQLEEEIKRLIHTEQLLPGELLPSEREYAEKYDISRMTVRQAINNLAAEGLLYRRKGKGTFIAEKKFEQDLQGLTSFSEDMRSRGLTPANKLISFQLVKATEEVASLLNLEIKDPVYEVKRIRLANNEPMALETIYTPKKIVGDLQESNFASSFYQFIEEKLKFTIKHGDQIIESVIANDFEIEHLNLKNGDPILLMQRITYLNDDKNSPLEYVKSAYRADKYKFKLQMKR